Within the Phaseolus vulgaris cultivar G19833 chromosome 9, P. vulgaris v2.0, whole genome shotgun sequence genome, the region CAAATTGCTGACATAAACAGAAGTGGCgtacatatttatttatagaaCATGAACAAGTAAAAATTAATTCTGAAGATGAAGAAATAAAAACTTATAGTAAAAAGGATAAAACTTTAATTCATCTTGTTCCGTCCAATGTATGTCTCACCGGTGTCCTTTCCAATTagaacaataataattttatcttgTTCATCAgtgtaataaattattttatcaaatgtCACTATATAAGTTATTATGATAAAATGTCTTGTTTTAATTGcacaaaacaatataaaaaatatttacttctgccattattttataataataatttaatagttttcatttaaattaagaagaatatttgatttttttttatttttaatataactttaagTAAGttatctattatattttttaattttaatatacatttatatataattttatttctctatgttattatgactatttttttcatgttaattatttcaagatataatcaaataaaaatatgctatcttaagtttaaaaaaaataacaaataaaataaatattttttttattaagaaatgacaatttaaaagaaagcaatgaaatatatagatatataagttttaaaaagaaACCACTAAAATCTTATTGAATGAATTTAGAACCAGTTTGACTAATTGAACAATACTAAATGAAACAAGGAAATTAATGTGACTGTTgacaagttttttttatttatttttacatcaGCTATTAATCAAGGTTCAATCCTACAGGCAAACTATAATTTACTAGGAAAGATCTTATAATCTTATACTCATGTTAAATTTATGAATTGTTCAATGGGTGATTCATCCCTAgtccaaaaatattttatcaccaTGGAAGATATAAGATCAGTAATAAATCAATCAGTATCTATTATAAGGCATATTCTAGTTGCgtccaaagtttaaaaaaactactaatttaaacataaaaaacaactatttaacataaatattagatgacaacttaatttaaaattaaatgcgCCAATTATTaagtaatttaatattatttatggcACTGATCACTCACCACCAATATTAATAGATGTAGCAGAAGAAAAGATGCATTTCTCTTATGGTTCGTCTTTTTATCTTGATAAGGGCTTTGTAAAACTATTGTATTTCGAATAAAAGCATCTTTTGTACACTTTATCTTTGGAATATTAAgtctatttttttgaaaatttcttttagcttttgattttataataatatcatgcacttaaatttataatttttagtttgtcTAATGATGATTTTGGCTGTCTTTTTCAACCAAAAAGTCTGGTTCTCATTTGAAGAGTTCATCACCCTTATACTGTGCATGTTTTGGCTGTTTTGtgaatttcttttatataaccTCGATGGGAAATTTGAATGACTGGACAAGAAATATGTGGGTCACGTACAGCAATGCAGTAGCCATGGATATACATGTTATATACACAGAAAATTTTGTACAACGaagatattataattaaaagtcTCAAATTCCACCTTTTTTGTTTTGCATACTTACATGTTTCATGTTATATATATAGCTGGAAAGTTCTATCACGATCGGTTTGAAACGATATGGTATGGAGGAAGTTCTGGTAAATAGATGAATTCCTCTACCATTTCTTTCGAACTTTTATTCACacgaaagagagaaaaaattatGATGATGATAATAACTGTTCAAACTTCCATCTTTTCTTGCAGAAGAGGTATCTTGTCCAAAGAATCAGAGCTATCGTCACCGCTTGTCTCGTCTTCATTTCCTTTGATTTGTCCATATATCACTGTATAATATCCCATTCCAAGTAAAGTTGCTCCTATCacactgcaaaaaaaaaatcaaataaaaacaaattacgTATAAAGGAGAGATAAAGACAAATCAAGTGAACCAAAAGTCTTGTGCATAATTAATTACTTCAGAAAAGAAAAGACGTATAAAAATCTCCATCTGGGGTGAAGAGAATTCAAGTACCTTCCATAATGAAGACTGTTAGAGAAGAAGCAAAGTCCAAAAGTAGTGGCGAAGGCAATACCAAAGGGCTTGAACAGTGACACATAGAGTGGACCCTTCAGGCTAGTTAACCATACTTGAATATTTGGACGAATCACACCTCCAACTAGTGCCTGTTACATATATTTCTCATCAacacatttatttaattatgcaTATCAATGAGATTCAACTATATGTACTGTTGATACTCACAGTTAGAACAATGAGAATAAGATCCTTGTTACGTTTTATCTTCCAAGTATTTATGTCCCTCTCAACAAAACACGACACTGTTGCACTGAGGATCGTTCCAATTAAGCTAGAATAAGAAATCACCTTCATTGGTTCTGGATATAGCTGGAGGGTTTCTTTCTAGCAGGGTGAAAAGTAAATTAAGAACAACCTTGAATTAATTACCATGAAGATTCATTCAAAAGGGAAATATTTTAAGAACAGAAAAAAGTATGAAAAGGGGtttgaaaattaaaagagaagGTGCATACTTGGATAACGTTGGAAagtgaaagagagaaaaaagctGTAGCAAGCAAAGCGCCACCAAGAAGCCAAAACTCTGGTGTTGAGGAGAAGACAAGAAGTTGTTTAGTTTGTAGAAGGTGGTGAGAAGAGGGTCTTATAAGTGGTCCCTTCCAGAACTCAGCTAACACTGCTCCCATTATTGATACCAGGATACCAATTACTTGGACTTGGATACCAGGGCTTCTCAAATTCAACTCTGTCTTCCTGAAATAAAACTCAATCATTTATTATAAGTTTAGTTATACACTTCACATCATACTTTTCATCTCTTAAACATATATATGTGTATTTTTTTAGTATCCATCCTTCAAGTATATGATCAAAAGCTATATTAttattagattttaaaattttgttcattatatatatttattatcaacTAAATTGAATTCACGATAAACATAACTTTTGgaatattttcataaaacttaataaattattcacacagttttatttatttgattatagTATACATTTGGTtgaatatatgattttttttactaaacttatttcatttaagtataaattaattttaatttatgagaaaaaataatttattttttcttgtataatattaattgaaaaaaaatattaaatttactcATAGTAATGATAATTGGATATATAAACTGTTTTCTGTGTTTATAGTTCTCAtttcttatattaaaaaaatgaaataataatctTTCTTGTGCAAGATTATTAACGAGTAAGTTGGAATAAAAGTTCACatccaaattttattttacattcgTAGAAATGATCTAAAGCCGTTTTGATACCCATTAAcgttttactttttaaaaattatacatgtattatttttttatatatatacaattttacAAGTTACTAATAAAGTTATATCGCATAAATCTTTTGATACACCCTGTTACATGGCAAATGTGCAATATGATCGAAATGAAGAGGTGTATAAACAATCAAGTCACTGAAAGTTTTTGAGGATACCTGAGaatgagagagagaagaaagtTAAACGTTGGAATCAAGAGGCCCATGGCACACACAAGAATTGGCGAACTATAAGTTAGACCCAGGAATAAAAAGCTCTGAGCCATGCTTATCCTGCAAAATCCATCAATGTAAAATCA harbors:
- the LOC137820270 gene encoding WAT1-related protein At1g70260-like, with amino-acid sequence MEGRTEMSEVLPFIIMVIMEGWTIGLTIFAKTAITNGMSPLVFIVYTNALATIILFPCSFLSHKEDRKELPTFTFSLFKRFLFLGFIGISMAQSFLFLGLTYSSPILVCAMGLLIPTFNFLLSLILRKTELNLRSPGIQVQVIGILVSIMGAVLAEFWKGPLIRPSSHHLLQTKQLLVFSSTPEFWLLGGALLATAFFSLSLSNVIQKETLQLYPEPMKVISYSSLIGTILSATVSCFVERDINTWKIKRNKDLILIVLTALVGGVIRPNIQVWLTSLKGPLYVSLFKPFGIAFATTFGLCFFSNSLHYGSVIGATLLGMGYYTVIYGQIKGNEDETSGDDSSDSLDKIPLLQEKMEV